Proteins from a genomic interval of Pseudomonas anuradhapurensis:
- a CDS encoding non-ribosomal peptide synthetase has protein sequence MQLDPQQLAERIARLAPEKRQAFASALAAQGFALSRLPIVAAGEPGPYPLSWAQQRLWFLHRLDPASSAYNMPAALRLRGSLDSAALQRSFDQLIARHAILRSTFDEANGQARQTVHEQLPMVLAQVDLASLPEEQRSARLQQLIDSESNRPFDLGQAPLRGLLARLAADEHVLVLSAQHIVADGWSLGILVKELSALYSAAVQGRDNDLPALPIQYHDYAAWQQTGLGDSALASELAYWREQLGAEQPTLQLPTDHPRPRQPSGRGSRHTLRIEAPLCQALRELAQARGTTLFSVLLAAFNVLLYRLSGQTDLRVGVPVANRNRVETEGLIGCFINTLVLRCQLDGQLRFDSLLDTLEHTRRQALAHQQLPFERLVQALEPERQLQHSPLFQVMFNLLDGTTPRRLQLPGLTIDEIEREQTSAQFDLVLTVVERSDALELTLTGNADLFEAATLADHGRSYATLLHSLAQAPATRIAQLPLYSDAQQQRLLADCQAALDLGPLPQLVHLRLAAQAAEQPQRIALIHDDRTWSYATLQQRAALISRHLLALGLPAEARIGLCLPRGLDIIAAVFGTLNAGLAFVPLDPQFPSERLAHMIDDADICLVLVAPDTAPCMAAYQRPCLDVTSLDADAPALAGVPSTRPVQREQLAYVIYTSGSTGKPKGVAVTHRSLAGYSEVARTYYGVDADDRVLQFSTFNFDGFVDQLFPPLVCGAALVVRGPELWDSHEFHARLYRHRITVAACLTTAYWFQLVQDFARQPHAAYGALRLVSVGGEAMPSAGLAAWRQAGLGAVRLLNIYGPTEITVVSSIQDCTALLAREPLPLQLPIGAPLRGRAYYLLDRDDNLAAPGVPGELCIGGELLARGYHDVPDLTAERFCPDPYGPPGSRLYRTGDLARRLPDGSYEYLGRIDQQVKLRGFRIELSEIESHLRSHPQVRQALALVREDRPGDRRLVAYLVFHDHPVDASELRQHLAAQLPDYMIPAAFVNLAQMPMTPGGKLDRAALPVPDYSVQGSNQRAAQSEREQQLLALWQEVLGEQAIAMDDNFFAIGGHSLLAAQLVARIRQVLKLELPLRSLFEAPTIAQLAILLDNASADRQAAIGVAALPSDGRRVLSHAQQGMWLVQALQPGSAAYHIPSAARLLGRLDLAALRQAFQALAQRHEALRSSFHEDDGTLYVKVQDSLELPLDWHDLGLLPETEREASARRLLVELATRPIDLRQAPLLRLHLVRLDDQQHLLLLVMHHIVSDGWSMGVLVRELGQLYRAALHGASAALPALPVQYSDYAAWQRQQLDAATCQRHLDYWRQALGEPLAPLELFSYRPRPEVLGGQGARLSFQIDAASAQALRQLCLSHGATLFMGLLGVLQLNLYLHSERTQAVIGTDVANRERSETEGLVGFFINQLALRGDVGGNPSFNALLQRLRPQVLEAFSHQALPFSSLVEALNPARSLAYNPLFQAKLVLQNQPDSALELPGLKVLPERIEHGQSQLDLHLSVEEHPAGLACTLKYNTDLLDEHAAEAFASAFTRLLEQLVMAPELPVETLLQPLRAQLQEQRMQHLSARSERSLARLGGSRRRSRITIDSMEG, from the coding sequence ATGCAACTCGATCCCCAGCAACTGGCCGAGCGTATCGCCAGGCTCGCCCCGGAAAAACGCCAGGCCTTCGCCAGCGCCCTGGCCGCGCAAGGCTTCGCCCTCAGCCGCCTGCCCATCGTCGCCGCTGGCGAGCCGGGCCCGTACCCGCTGTCGTGGGCCCAGCAGCGCCTGTGGTTCCTGCACCGCCTGGACCCGGCCAGCAGCGCCTACAACATGCCCGCGGCCCTGCGCCTGCGCGGCAGCCTCGACAGCGCGGCGCTGCAACGCAGTTTCGACCAGCTGATCGCCCGCCATGCGATCCTGCGCAGCACCTTCGACGAGGCCAACGGCCAGGCACGCCAGACCGTGCATGAGCAGTTGCCGATGGTGCTGGCCCAGGTGGACTTGGCCTCGCTGCCCGAGGAACAGCGCAGCGCGCGCCTGCAACAGCTGATCGACAGCGAGAGCAACCGCCCCTTCGACCTCGGCCAGGCGCCCTTGCGCGGCCTGCTGGCGCGGCTCGCTGCCGATGAGCATGTGCTGGTCCTCAGCGCCCAGCACATCGTTGCCGACGGTTGGTCGCTGGGCATCCTGGTCAAGGAACTCTCCGCCCTGTACAGCGCCGCCGTGCAAGGCCGCGACAACGACCTGCCGGCCCTGCCGATCCAGTATCACGACTACGCCGCCTGGCAGCAGACCGGCCTCGGCGACAGTGCCCTGGCCAGCGAGCTGGCGTACTGGCGCGAGCAGTTGGGCGCCGAGCAGCCGACCTTGCAACTGCCCACCGATCACCCACGCCCGCGCCAGCCGAGCGGGCGTGGCAGCCGCCACACGTTGCGCATCGAGGCGCCGTTGTGCCAGGCCCTGCGTGAGCTGGCCCAGGCCCGTGGCACAACGCTGTTCAGCGTGCTGCTGGCGGCGTTCAACGTGCTGCTGTATCGCCTCAGCGGGCAGACCGACCTGCGGGTCGGCGTGCCGGTGGCCAACCGCAACCGGGTCGAGACCGAAGGGCTGATCGGTTGCTTCATCAACACCCTGGTGCTGCGTTGCCAGCTCGACGGCCAGCTGCGCTTCGACAGCTTGCTCGACACCCTCGAGCACACCCGCCGCCAGGCCCTGGCCCACCAGCAGCTGCCGTTCGAGCGCCTGGTCCAGGCCCTGGAGCCCGAACGCCAGTTGCAGCATTCGCCGCTGTTCCAGGTGATGTTCAACCTGCTTGACGGCACCACCCCGCGTCGCCTGCAACTGCCCGGCCTGACAATCGACGAGATCGAGCGCGAACAGACCAGTGCGCAGTTCGACCTGGTGCTCACCGTGGTCGAGCGCAGCGACGCACTGGAACTGACCCTGACCGGCAATGCCGACCTGTTCGAGGCCGCTACCCTGGCCGACCACGGTCGCAGCTATGCCACCCTGCTGCACAGCCTGGCGCAGGCGCCCGCCACGCGCATCGCGCAACTGCCGCTGTACAGCGACGCGCAACAACAGCGCCTGCTCGCCGACTGCCAGGCTGCGCTGGACCTCGGCCCGCTGCCGCAGTTGGTGCACCTGCGGCTGGCCGCGCAAGCGGCCGAACAGCCGCAACGCATCGCCCTGATCCACGACGACCGCACCTGGAGCTACGCCACCCTGCAGCAGCGTGCCGCGCTGATCAGCCGCCACCTGCTGGCCCTGGGCCTGCCCGCCGAAGCGCGCATCGGCCTGTGCCTGCCGCGTGGCCTGGACATCATCGCCGCCGTGTTCGGCACGCTCAATGCCGGGCTGGCCTTCGTGCCCCTCGACCCGCAGTTCCCCAGCGAACGCCTGGCGCACATGATCGACGATGCCGACATCTGCCTGGTGCTGGTGGCCCCGGACACCGCACCCTGCATGGCGGCGTACCAGCGCCCGTGCCTGGACGTCACCAGCCTGGACGCCGACGCACCGGCGCTGGCCGGGGTGCCGAGCACGCGCCCGGTACAGCGCGAACAACTGGCCTATGTCATCTATACCTCCGGCTCCACCGGCAAGCCCAAGGGCGTGGCAGTCACCCACCGCTCGCTGGCCGGCTACAGCGAAGTGGCGCGCACCTATTACGGCGTCGACGCCGACGACCGCGTATTGCAGTTCTCGACGTTCAACTTCGATGGCTTTGTCGACCAGCTGTTCCCCCCGCTGGTGTGCGGCGCGGCGCTGGTGGTGCGCGGCCCGGAGCTGTGGGACAGCCACGAGTTCCATGCCCGCCTGTACCGGCACCGCATCACCGTCGCCGCCTGCCTGACCACCGCCTACTGGTTCCAGCTGGTGCAGGATTTCGCCCGCCAGCCGCACGCCGCCTATGGCGCGTTGCGCCTGGTCAGCGTGGGCGGCGAAGCGATGCCCAGCGCCGGCCTCGCGGCCTGGCGCCAGGCCGGCCTGGGCGCCGTGCGCCTGCTCAACATCTATGGCCCGACGGAAATCACCGTGGTCTCCAGCATCCAGGACTGCACCGCGCTGCTGGCCCGCGAGCCGCTGCCGCTACAACTGCCAATTGGTGCACCACTGCGCGGGCGCGCCTATTACCTGCTCGACCGCGACGACAACCTGGCAGCGCCCGGCGTCCCTGGCGAGCTGTGCATCGGCGGCGAGCTGCTTGCCCGTGGCTATCACGACGTGCCCGACCTGACCGCCGAGCGCTTCTGCCCCGACCCCTACGGCCCGCCCGGTAGCCGCCTGTACCGCACCGGCGACCTGGCCCGGCGCTTGCCTGACGGCAGCTACGAGTACCTGGGCCGGATCGACCAGCAGGTCAAGCTGCGCGGTTTCCGCATCGAGCTCAGCGAGATCGAATCGCACCTGCGCAGCCACCCCCAGGTCCGCCAGGCCCTGGCGCTGGTGCGCGAGGACCGCCCAGGCGATCGCCGCCTGGTGGCCTATCTGGTGTTCCACGATCACCCCGTAGATGCCAGCGAACTGCGCCAGCACCTGGCCGCGCAATTGCCCGACTACATGATCCCCGCGGCGTTCGTGAACCTGGCACAGATGCCCATGACCCCCGGCGGCAAGCTCGACCGCGCCGCCCTGCCGGTGCCGGACTACAGCGTCCAGGGCAGCAACCAGCGCGCCGCGCAGAGCGAGCGCGAGCAGCAGCTGCTGGCCCTGTGGCAGGAAGTGCTGGGCGAGCAGGCGATCGCCATGGACGACAACTTCTTCGCCATCGGCGGCCACTCGCTGCTGGCCGCGCAACTGGTGGCCCGTATCCGCCAGGTGCTGAAACTGGAACTGCCCCTGCGCAGCCTGTTCGAGGCGCCGACCATCGCCCAACTGGCCATCCTGCTGGACAACGCCAGTGCCGACCGCCAGGCAGCCATCGGCGTCGCCGCACTGCCGAGCGATGGCCGCCGCGTGCTGTCCCATGCCCAGCAGGGCATGTGGCTGGTGCAGGCGTTGCAACCGGGCAGCGCGGCCTACCACATCCCCAGCGCCGCGCGCCTGCTCGGGCGCCTCGACCTGGCCGCCTTGCGCCAGGCATTCCAGGCGCTCGCCCAGCGCCACGAGGCCCTGCGCAGCAGCTTCCACGAAGACGACGGCACGCTGTATGTAAAGGTGCAGGACAGCCTCGAACTGCCGCTGGACTGGCACGACCTCGGCCTGCTGCCGGAAACCGAGCGCGAGGCCAGCGCCCGGCGCCTGCTGGTGGAGCTGGCGACCCGCCCGATCGACCTGCGCCAGGCCCCGCTGCTGCGCCTGCACCTGGTGCGCCTGGACGATCAGCAGCACCTGCTGTTGCTGGTGATGCACCACATCGTCTCCGATGGCTGGTCGATGGGCGTGCTGGTGCGCGAACTCGGCCAGCTCTACCGCGCAGCGCTGCACGGCGCCAGCGCTGCGCTGCCCGCACTGCCGGTGCAGTACAGCGACTATGCCGCCTGGCAGCGCCAGCAGCTCGACGCCGCGACCTGCCAGCGCCACCTGGACTACTGGCGCCAGGCCCTGGGCGAGCCGCTGGCGCCGCTCGAACTGTTCAGCTACCGGCCGCGCCCCGAGGTGCTCGGTGGCCAAGGCGCACGGCTGTCGTTCCAGATCGACGCGGCCTCGGCCCAGGCCCTCAGGCAGCTGTGCCTGAGCCATGGCGCCACCTTGTTCATGGGTTTGCTGGGCGTGCTGCAACTGAACCTGTACCTGCACAGCGAGCGTACCCAGGCGGTGATCGGTACCGACGTGGCCAACCGCGAACGCAGCGAGACCGAGGGCCTGGTGGGCTTCTTCATCAACCAGCTGGCGCTGCGCGGCGATGTCGGCGGCAACCCCAGCTTCAACGCCCTGCTGCAGCGCCTGCGGCCACAGGTGCTGGAAGCCTTCAGCCACCAGGCCCTGCCTTTCAGCAGCCTGGTCGAAGCACTCAACCCCGCCCGCAGCCTGGCCTACAACCCGCTGTTCCAGGCCAAGCTGGTGCTGCAGAACCAACCCGACAGCGCCCTGGAATTGCCGGGCCTGAAGGTGCTGCCCGAACGCATCGAGCATGGCCAGTCGCAGCTGGACCTGCACCTGAGCGTGGAAGAGCACCCGGCTGGCCTGGCCTGCACCCTGAAATACAACACCGACCTGCTCGATGAGCACGCGGCCGAGGCCTTCGCCAGCGCCTTCACGCGCCTGCTCGAACAGCTGGTGATGGCCCCCGAGCTGCCGGTGGAAACGCTGCTCCAGCCGCTGCGCGCGCAGCTGCAGGAACAACGCATGCAGCACCTGAGCGCGCGTAGCGAACGGAGCCTGGCCCGCCTGGGCGGCAGCCGTCGCCGCAGCCGCATCACCATCGACTCTATGGAGGGATAA
- a CDS encoding amino acid adenylation domain-containing protein: MNDAMELNHDLPLSAEQALAVQLGRTPLHLGLNLAGPLQASRLHEALLQVIQRHTSLRVALRPSTLYRSLRQSTVPASLDWHLLGTEQHAEAQALAAQPQAVEQGCLVRAILRPQGADQWRLDLYVAACAADRLSLQNLLGELAALYAQPDAALEEPFQYSQYVEWRNDLDADEEAPAGRAYWAGLGLETLAPVRLGGLREPAAQAPGNAVQQALSEALQAQLEHLAQRSEQSVGSVLQAAWWALLARIGGDARFIGGWQQDCRFDYEALANGIGAYEKILPLALAPQLDQPFGTWLQQLAEQLDGHAQQQEYWHVNDPAHTLQRTVGFTLVRDTAPFASGGLHWSVDALPGADVGFALALQATLDAQERVLALSVQSPSAHYAEADLRCLLEQYLHLLQALVEQPSQRALLELPLSPPAHQALQQRLRGPQRDFGSRPLIARLAHWAQHTPDAAALQDGALSLTYGQLHGQVEHLAAVLQARGIGRGAAVALLLPRSAQLLLALLAVMRAGAAYVPLDPTWPAARQQRILADAQPQLVIGGAQGIALGELLEAPAGALASSDVTLDDAAYLLYTSGTSGEPKGVVIEHGQLLNYTAAVSEALSLGQCKRFALISSVAADLGNTTLYAALWAGACLVLADDHASRDANAFARFLEDGQIDCLKIVPSHLAALLDGQPAIALPQVLVLGGEACPAALRQRIGQLAPASRVHNHYGPTETTVGVLYSLDQTPDPRSPLPLEQALANTWVRLLQASPAGLQPAPIGALGELYIGGAQVCRGYLNRASDAFIDDPLQPGQRLYRSGDLARLAANGQLHLAGRVDQQIKIRGFRVEPGELEAALLALEGVSQAVVQYRDGKLLAHAVSQRDSAALLAELRDRLPDYLIPAQLLCLAELPRLANGKVDFVALPSESPASEQLEVPPRDALEALLVDLYQELLERPQVSINDSLFDLGGHSLIVIKLCTRLRNLLQLEVAPALVFDHPSVAALGAALRAGESRPGQLLKIAELRRQLAALSPEERAALQARAQSATVPRS, from the coding sequence ATGAACGACGCCATGGAATTGAACCACGACCTGCCACTGAGCGCCGAACAGGCCCTGGCCGTACAGCTCGGCCGCACGCCCCTGCACCTGGGGCTGAACCTTGCCGGGCCGCTGCAGGCAAGCCGCCTGCACGAAGCCTTGCTGCAGGTTATCCAGCGCCACACCAGCCTGCGCGTGGCCTTGCGCCCGTCGACGCTGTACCGCAGCCTGCGCCAGAGCACGGTCCCGGCCAGCCTCGACTGGCACCTGCTGGGTACTGAGCAGCACGCCGAGGCCCAGGCCCTGGCCGCCCAGCCACAGGCCGTCGAGCAAGGTTGCCTGGTGCGCGCCATCCTGCGTCCGCAGGGTGCCGACCAGTGGCGCCTTGACCTGTATGTCGCCGCCTGTGCCGCCGACCGGCTGAGCCTGCAGAACCTGCTGGGCGAACTGGCAGCGCTGTACGCCCAGCCCGACGCGGCCCTGGAGGAGCCGTTCCAGTACAGCCAGTACGTGGAATGGCGCAACGACCTCGACGCCGACGAAGAAGCCCCTGCCGGGCGCGCCTACTGGGCCGGCCTGGGCCTGGAGACGCTGGCGCCGGTGCGCCTGGGCGGCCTGCGCGAGCCCGCTGCGCAGGCGCCAGGCAACGCCGTTCAACAAGCCCTGTCCGAGGCCCTGCAAGCGCAGCTGGAACACCTGGCGCAACGCAGCGAGCAAAGCGTGGGCAGCGTGTTGCAAGCGGCCTGGTGGGCGTTGCTGGCGCGCATTGGCGGTGATGCCAGGTTCATCGGCGGCTGGCAACAGGACTGCCGCTTCGACTACGAAGCCCTGGCCAACGGCATCGGCGCCTACGAAAAAATCCTGCCGCTGGCCTTGGCACCGCAGCTCGATCAGCCCTTCGGCACCTGGCTGCAGCAACTGGCCGAACAGCTCGACGGCCACGCCCAGCAGCAGGAGTACTGGCACGTCAACGACCCTGCGCACACCCTGCAGCGCACGGTCGGCTTCACCTTGGTGCGCGACACCGCACCCTTCGCCAGCGGCGGCCTGCACTGGTCGGTCGATGCCCTGCCCGGCGCCGATGTGGGCTTCGCCCTGGCACTGCAAGCCACCCTCGACGCGCAGGAGCGGGTACTGGCCCTGAGCGTGCAGTCGCCTAGCGCGCATTACGCCGAGGCCGATTTGCGCTGCCTGCTGGAGCAATACCTGCACCTGCTGCAGGCACTGGTCGAACAACCATCCCAGCGTGCCCTTCTCGAACTGCCGCTGAGCCCGCCGGCGCACCAGGCCTTGCAGCAACGCCTGCGCGGCCCGCAGCGCGACTTCGGTAGCCGCCCGCTGATCGCGCGCCTGGCCCACTGGGCACAGCACACCCCGGATGCAGCGGCGTTGCAGGACGGCGCGCTCAGCCTGACCTACGGCCAGTTGCATGGCCAGGTCGAACACCTGGCGGCCGTGCTGCAGGCGCGCGGCATCGGTCGCGGTGCGGCCGTCGCCCTGCTGCTGCCGCGCTCGGCGCAACTGCTACTGGCGCTGCTCGCGGTCATGCGCGCGGGCGCCGCCTATGTGCCGCTGGATCCAACCTGGCCAGCGGCACGCCAGCAGCGGATCCTGGCCGACGCCCAGCCGCAGCTGGTGATCGGCGGCGCGCAGGGCATCGCCCTCGGCGAATTGCTCGAAGCCCCTGCTGGTGCGCTAGCCAGCAGCGACGTCACCCTGGATGATGCCGCCTACCTGCTGTACACCTCCGGCACCAGCGGCGAGCCCAAGGGCGTAGTGATCGAACATGGCCAACTGCTCAACTACACCGCCGCGGTCAGCGAGGCGCTGAGCCTGGGGCAATGCAAGCGCTTCGCCTTGATCTCCTCGGTGGCCGCCGACCTTGGCAATACCACCCTGTATGCCGCGCTGTGGGCCGGCGCTTGCCTGGTGCTGGCGGACGACCACGCCAGCCGGGATGCCAACGCCTTCGCCCGCTTCCTCGAAGACGGGCAGATCGACTGCCTGAAAATCGTGCCGTCGCACCTGGCAGCGCTGCTCGACGGCCAGCCAGCCATCGCCCTGCCCCAGGTGCTGGTGCTCGGCGGCGAGGCCTGCCCTGCGGCCTTGCGTCAGCGCATCGGCCAACTGGCCCCGGCCAGCCGCGTGCACAACCATTACGGCCCCACCGAAACCACGGTCGGCGTCCTCTACAGCCTCGACCAGACGCCTGACCCGCGCAGCCCGCTGCCGCTGGAACAGGCCTTGGCCAACACCTGGGTGCGCCTGCTGCAAGCTTCCCCGGCCGGCCTGCAACCTGCACCGATCGGCGCCCTGGGCGAGCTGTACATCGGCGGGGCGCAGGTCTGCCGCGGCTACCTGAACCGGGCCTCCGACGCCTTCATCGACGACCCGCTGCAACCCGGCCAGCGCCTGTACCGCAGCGGCGACCTGGCGCGCCTTGCGGCCAACGGCCAGTTGCACCTGGCCGGGCGCGTCGACCAGCAGATCAAGATTCGCGGTTTCCGCGTCGAGCCCGGCGAGCTGGAAGCTGCGCTGCTGGCCCTGGAGGGGGTCAGCCAGGCCGTGGTGCAGTACCGCGACGGCAAGTTGCTGGCGCATGCCGTCAGCCAGCGTGACAGCGCCGCGCTGCTGGCCGAACTGCGTGACCGCCTGCCGGACTACCTGATACCGGCGCAACTGCTGTGCCTGGCCGAACTACCACGCCTGGCCAACGGCAAGGTCGATTTCGTCGCACTGCCAAGCGAAAGCCCGGCCAGCGAACAGCTCGAGGTGCCGCCGCGCGATGCCCTCGAAGCGCTGCTGGTCGACCTGTACCAGGAATTGCTCGAACGCCCACAGGTGAGCATCAACGACAGCCTGTTCGACCTGGGTGGCCATTCGCTGATCGTCATCAAGCTGTGCACCCGCCTGCGCAACCTGCTGCAACTGGAGGTGGCGCCGGCGCTGGTGTTCGACCACCCGAGCGTGGCGGCGCTGGGCGCAGCGCTGCGCGCCGGCGAAAGCCGGCCCGGCCAATTGCTGAAGATCGCCGAGCTGCGCCGCCAGCTCGCGGCGCTGTCACCCGAGGAGCGTGCCGCCCTGCAGGCCCGCGCCCAGTCCGCCACTGTGCCACGGAGCTGA
- a CDS encoding TauD/TfdA family dioxygenase → MNGPAIAKLGGMRRKPIRVDEDSLVRFTPLNPGSGYTAVCEPAGSGISLVAWAEANRELIERKLLEHGALLFRGFPVDSAQAFDDCISALSGGALEYKFRASPRTQVDPRLNIYTSTDYPKDQRIFPHNEHSYSPVFPLKIFLWCDIAPLARGETPIGDTRAITRAIDPEVRERFARLGIMYVRNYGDGFGLPWQTVFQTDDRAQVDAYCASVGIQTEWKADGRLRTRQVGPALVRHPRSGETLWFNHATFFHVSTLPPSVRDALEADFADDDLPQNTFYGDGSPIEPQVLEHLRGIYLQHMTEFPWRHGDVLLLDNMLSVHARNEYDSPRRILVSMAEALNSTEVALKP, encoded by the coding sequence ATGAACGGCCCCGCGATTGCCAAGCTGGGCGGCATGCGCCGCAAACCAATCCGTGTGGACGAGGATTCCCTGGTCCGCTTCACGCCGCTCAACCCGGGCAGCGGCTACACTGCCGTGTGCGAACCGGCCGGCTCCGGCATCAGCCTGGTGGCCTGGGCCGAGGCCAACCGCGAGCTGATCGAGCGCAAGTTGCTCGAGCATGGTGCGCTGCTGTTCCGCGGCTTCCCGGTGGACAGCGCCCAGGCCTTCGACGACTGCATCAGCGCGTTGTCCGGCGGCGCGCTGGAGTACAAGTTCCGCGCCTCGCCGCGCACCCAGGTGGACCCGCGCCTGAACATCTACACCTCCACCGACTACCCCAAGGACCAGCGGATCTTCCCGCACAACGAGCACTCCTATTCGCCGGTGTTCCCACTGAAGATCTTCCTCTGGTGCGACATCGCCCCGCTGGCACGCGGCGAAACGCCGATCGGCGACACCCGGGCAATCACCCGCGCCATCGACCCCGAGGTGCGCGAACGCTTCGCCCGCCTGGGCATCATGTACGTGCGCAACTATGGCGATGGTTTTGGCCTGCCCTGGCAGACCGTATTCCAGACCGACGACCGCGCCCAGGTCGATGCCTACTGCGCCAGCGTCGGCATCCAGACCGAATGGAAGGCCGACGGCCGCCTGCGCACCCGCCAGGTCGGCCCGGCGCTGGTACGCCACCCGCGCAGCGGCGAGACGCTGTGGTTCAACCACGCCACGTTCTTCCACGTCAGCACCCTGCCGCCCAGCGTGCGCGACGCCCTGGAGGCCGACTTCGCCGATGACGACCTGCCGCAGAACACCTTCTACGGCGACGGCAGCCCAATCGAGCCGCAGGTGCTGGAACACCTGCGCGGCATCTACCTGCAGCACATGACCGAGTTCCCCTGGCGCCACGGCGACGTGCTGCTGCTGGACAACATGCTCTCGGTGCATGCCCGCAACGAATACGACAGCCCGCGACGCATCCTGGTGTCGATGGCCGAGGCCCTGAACAGCACGGAGGTGGCGCTCAAGCCCTGA